A window from Megalops cyprinoides isolate fMegCyp1 chromosome 8, fMegCyp1.pri, whole genome shotgun sequence encodes these proteins:
- the LOC118782134 gene encoding relaxin-3 receptor 1-like — protein MQSTNHLVLVNAPGRAFLSDMMGEIFNHSAGSSKFNRSLTDRFSSLEDIDVTADGSPVLRILISIVYSVVCAVGLVGNLLVFFLMKIRQGRKKSTINFFILNLAVTDFQFVLTLPFWAVDTALDFSWPFGDAMCKIILSVTVMNMYASVFFLTAMSITRYWSVASALKNRTRQITCSVKWVSALLWISATVATAPTSIFSTVTTVAGEKLCLLKFPAGHYWLALYHLQKILIAFVLPMLIVSICYLMLLRFIRLRSMNNNHPKRRSRVTKSVTIVVLSFFLCWMPNHAITFWGVLVKFNVVYWDRTYYIVHTYVFPVTVCLAHVNSCLNPVLYCLMRREFRKMLKDLFWRISSPAISNSCQIRPFSGTIKPEQDDTQVVIPLNVIDTEHSRLSIINGRCDALPFSSGVVER, from the coding sequence ATGCAATCGACAAACCACCTGGTGCTGGTAAATGCACCTGGGAGAGCGTTCTTATCAGACATGATGGGGGAGATTTTCAACCACAGCGCTGGCAGCAGCAAGTTTAACAGGTCTCTGACGGACAGATTCAGCAGCCTGGAGGACATAGATGTCACTGCGGACGGGAGCCCGGTTCTCAGGATCCTGATTTCGATCGTGTACTCCGTTGTCTGCGCCGTGGGCTTAGTGGGGAACTTGCTGGTGTTTTTCCTGATGAAGATAAGGCAGGGGAGAAAGAAATCCACAATCAACTTCTTTATTCTTAACCTGGCTGTGACAGACTTCCAGTTTGTGTTGACCCTGCCATTCTGGGCGGTAGACACCGCTCTGGACTTCAGCTGGCCGTTTGGAGATGCGATGTGCAAGATCATCCTCTCCGTCACCGTTATGAACATGTACGCTAGCGTGTTCTTTCTCACTGCCATGAGCATCACCCGCTACTGGTCTGTCGCCTCGGCTCTGAAGAACCGAACTCGACAGATAACTTGCTCGGTGAAATGGGTGAGCGCTCTGTTGTGGATCTCAGCGACTGTGGCTACGGCACCAACATCCATATTCTCCACAGTGACAACCGTAGCTGGAGAGAAGCTTTGTCTTCTGAAGTTTCCCGCTGGGCATTACTGGTTAGCCCTTTACCACCTTCAGAAAATCCTGATTGCCTTTGTTTTGCCCATGCTAATAGTTTCAATCTGCTATTTGATGCTTTTGCGATTCATTCGCCTGCGAAGCATGAACAACAACCACCCAAAGCGGAGGTCCAGAGTCACCAAATCCGTCACCATCGTGGTGCTCTCGTTCTTCCTCTGCTGGATGCCAAACCATGCCATCACTTTCTGGGGTGTCTTGGTAAAATTCAATGTGGTTTACTGGGACAGAACATACTACATCGTTCACACCTACGTGTTTCCAGTAACTGTCTGTCTCGCTCATGTCAACAGCTGCTTAAATCCAGTTCTATATTGCTTAATGAGAAGGGAGTTTAGGAAGATGCTAAAGGATTTATTTTGGCGAATTTCTTCACCCGCTATTTCTAACAGCTGCCAAATACGCCCGTTTTCTGGCACTATAAAACCAGAACAGGATGACACCCAAGTAGTTATTCCTCTCAACGTGATCGACACCGAGCACTCCAGACTATCCATCATTAACGGACGATGTGACGCGCTGCCTTTTTCAAGCGGAGTGGTGGAGAGGTGA